In Humulus lupulus chromosome 7, drHumLupu1.1, whole genome shotgun sequence, the following are encoded in one genomic region:
- the LOC133792196 gene encoding uncharacterized protein LOC133792196 — MKEVARKEILKWLDAGVIYPISNSAWVSLVQVVPKKGGMTVVKNESNELIPTRTVTGWGICIDYRKLNKATRKDHFPLPFIDQMLDRLAGHNYYCFLDGYSEYHQIVIAPEDQEKTTFICPYGTFAFRRMPFVLCNAPTTFQWCMMAIFSDMVEKGIGIFMDDFSVYGSSFDTCLTNLEMVLRRCEESHLVLNWEKCHFMCQQAFRILKEKLISAPIVVAPQWDLPFELTCEASDFAVGAVLGQRVDKYLMTKKDYKPRLIRWILLLQEFDVEIKYKKCTENLVADHLSRLEVDEDSLDKEVQINDAFPDEQLFEASVCKDVPWFVDYVNYLAAKVIPPEMTRQQLKKFYSEVKNYYWEEPILYKHCHDQVIRRCVPEEEMFSILTHCHSLHCSGHFGGTRTTTKVLQSGFYWPTLFKDANDFVKSCDRCQHNGNISRRDQMPMTGILEVELFDWFTTLCVRYGVHHRKALFYHPIANGQAEVSNREIKGILEKTVNTLRKDWSKKLDDSLWAYRTAFKTPIVAMVRTVHGSCVTSLWAVQVHSEKMEHFKVNGQRLKHYLEGPVEKCKSVVMLEPISSEDKEAFD, encoded by the exons ATGAAAGAAGTGGCGAGGAAAGAGAttttgaaatggttagatgctggagtgatttaccctatttctaATAGTGCTTGGGTGAGTCTAGTGCAAGTAGTACCTAAAAAGGGTGGTATGACTGTGGTGAAGAATGAAAGTAATGAACTGATTCCAACAAGGACTGTGACGGGTTGGGGGATTTGTATAGATTATCGAAAGTTGAATAAGGCAACTaggaaagatcattttcctttgccttttattGATCAGATGTTGGATAGGTTGGCAGGGCATAACTACTATTGTTTTCTAGACGGGTACTCAGAATATCATCAAATTGTAATTGCACCGgaggatcaagagaagacaacatTTATATGTCCTTATGGGACTTTTGCTTTTAGAAGGATGCCATTCGTGTTATGTAATGCACCAACCACATTTCAATGGTGTATGATGGCAatattttctgacatggttgagaaGGGGATTggaatttttatggatgatttttccgTTTATGGGTCCTCTTTTGACACGTGTTTGACTAATTTGGAGATGGTTTTGAGGAGGTGTGAAGAGTCGCatttggtgcttaattgggaaaagtgcCACTTTATG TGTCAACAAGCTTTTAGGATACTTAAGGAGAAATTGATTTCGGCACCTATAGTTGTTGCACCTCAATGGGATTTACCATTTGAATTGACGTGTGAAGCCAGTGATTTTGCGGTTGGGGCAGTGTTGGGACaaagagttgacaag TATCTTATGACCAAGAAAGATTACAAGCCTCGTCTTATTCGGTGGATTTTGTTGttacaagaatttgatgtggaaattaaGTATAAGAAATGTACTGAGAATTTGGTGGCCGATCATTTGTCTAGATTGGAGGTTGATGAAGATTCTCTTGATAAAGAAGTTCAGATTAATGATGCTTTTCCTGATGAGCAGCTGTTCGAAGCAAGTGTTTGCAAGGATGTTCCATGGTTTGTAGACTATGTTAATTATTTGGCTGCTAAGGTTATACCTCCTGAGATGACAAGGCAACAACTAAAGAAATTTTATTCAGAGGTGAAGAattattattgggaggagcctattctgtATAAACATTGCCATGATCAAGTTATTAGGAGATGTGTGCCCGAAGAGGAGATGTTTTCAATCTTAACTCACTGTCATAGTTTGCATTGCAGTGGTCATTTTGGAGGAACAAGAACAACAACAAAGGTTTTGCAAAGTGGATTTTACTGGCCaacattatttaaagatgctaatgattttgtcaaaagttgtgatCGTTGTCAACATAATGGGAATATATcgagaagagatcaaatgccaatgactggTATTTTGGAAGTTGAGTTATTTGAc TGGTTCACTACTCTTTGTGTTCGCTATGGTGTTCATCATCGAAAGGCGTTATTCTATCATCCAAttgcaaatggccaagctgaagtGTCGAATAGGGAAATAAAAGGTATCTTGGAAAAGACAGTAAATACTTTGAGGAAGGATTGGTCGAAGAAGCTTgatgattcactttgggcttatcgcactgCATTCAAAACTCCGATTG TCGCGATGGTCAGAACCGTACACGGTAGTTGTGTAACTTCCTTATGGGCAGTGCAAGTTCATAGTGAGAAGATGGAACAttttaaggtgaatggtcagaggtTGAAGCATTACTTGGAGGGTCCGGTGGAAAAATGCAAGTCCGTGGTGATGTTGGAACCAATTTCATCTGAAGATAAAGAAGCATtcgactaa
- the LOC133792197 gene encoding uncharacterized protein LOC133792197, with the protein MELDAISMLTAQVAALTKQLQKTALPSEAMQIQNLCEVCGTTHQPNQCPAIDINNMPMEEVQAIGNYQRQPNNPNSMSYTLVWKNNPNFSWFNNQNTLQPYPPPQPQYQPAQNRPPYPQQYAHQNRPPGYYQPQNKPPHPMPMKLAKPQPNCQAITLRSGMRYEGPTKNQSEEEEGQKGNTQGIEEKKFNDEMVTEDLKKEEETPPVSIEKHVRIPYPQRLRNQNLDKQFAKFLEVFKKLHINIPFAEALEQMPSYVKFMEEILSNKRKMGDYEMVALTEELFRRLGLGEARPTTVTLQLADRSVKHPRATGQALIDVQKGELKPRVQGEEVVFNMFKAMTYPKASDSCFSVDVVEEVVGRKELIEDPLELSLIVDDVDGEENEEAMSYLKWIKSSEPWNHKKFEELGEGPEIPLPSILKPPVLELKVLPDHLHYAYLGEKETLPIIVSSFLSEVQEDKLLRVLRAHKTAIGWTLADIRGISPSIVMHRILMEDDARPTIDAQ; encoded by the exons ATGGAATTGGATGCTATATCCATGCTTACAGCTCAAGTAGCAGCCTTGACAAAGCAACTACAAAAGACTGCACTCCCATCTGAAGCTATGCAAATTCAAAACCTTTGTGAAGTGTGTGGTACAACTCATCAACCCAACCAATGCCCTGCTATAGATATAaataacatgcccatggaagaagtacAAGCTATAGGAAATTACCAAAGACAACCTAATAACCCCAATTCCATGTCTTACACCCTAGTTTGGAAGAATAATCCTAATTTCTCCTGGTTTAACAATCAAAATACTTTACAACCTTATCCTCCACCTCAGCCACAGTATCAACCTGCCCAAAATAGACCACCATATCCACAACAATATGCACACCAAAACCGTCCACCTGgatattatcaaccacaaaataaaCCACCTCACCCAATGCCAATGAAACTAGCTAAACCTCAACCTAAT TGCCAAGctattactttgaggagtggaatGAGATATGAAGGGCCAACTAAGAATcagtcagaagaagaagaaggtcagAAGGGAAATACACAAGGTATTGAAGAAAAGAAGTTTAATGATGAAatggttactgaagaccttaagAAAGAAGAGGAGACTCCACCTGTGAGTATTGAGAAACATGTTAgaattccatatccacaaagACTTCGTAACCAAAATTTAGATAAACAAtttgcaaagtttttagaggtgttcaagaagctacatatAAATATACCGTTCGCAGAAGCATTAGAACAGATGCCCAGCTATGTAAAGTTTATGGAGGAAATTCTTTCTAATAAGAGAAAGATGGGTGACTATGAAATGGTGGCATTAACGGAAGAAT TATTCCGTAGACTTGGTTTGGGTGAAGCTAGGCCAACCACAGTAACATTGCAGCTGGCTGATAGATCTGTGAAGCATCCACgtg CAACTGGGCAAGCATTGATAGATGTGCAAAAAGGAGAGTTAAAGCCTAGAGTTCAAGGGGAAGAAGTAGTATTTAATATGTTTAAGGCTATGACTTATCCTAAAGCAAGTGATAGTTGTTTCTCAGTTGATGTGGTAGAAGAAGTAGTAGGAAGAAAAGAATTAATTGAGGATCCTCTTGAATTAAGTCTTATAGTTGATGATGTAGATGGTGAGGAAAATGAAGAAGCGATGAGTTATTTGAAGTGGATAAAATCATCTGAGCCATGGAACCATAAGAAATTTGAAGAATTGGGTGAGGGACCGGAAATACCATTACCATCGATTCTGAAGCCACCTGTTTTAGAACTGAAAGTTTTACCAGACCATCTCCATTATGCTTATCTTGGGGAAAAAGAGACTCTTCCGATTATAGTTTCATCATTTCTTTCAGAAGTACAGGAGGATAAGTTGTTGAGGGTGTTAAGAGCTCATAAAACTGCTATAGGGTGGACTCTGGCTGATATAAGAGGAATTAGCCCATCGATAGTTATGCATAGAATTCTCATGGAAGATGATGCGAGACCGACTATTGATGCTCAATGA